In the genome of Planococcus donghaensis, the window CGATATAGCCTGTTTTTCCGATCAGTTTATCGTATTCTTCGTTTGACTGTTTTTGTCGTTTGGCTATATCTTCATTTATAAATGACATAGAGTATCCCTCTTTCCTATAGAAAAAGCCGATGTTTCCATCGGCTTTTCAACTTTATTGATGTGGATTATTCGAAATACGTTTTGTAAAAGCCACCAATTTTTCCGGTATTATCTACTACAAAGATAAATTCTTCGGTTTCATTTTTAACTTCGTACTCTTTCCCTGCAGTTAAAACGTTTGATACTAAAAATTTAGCTGCATCTGTATGTTTGCATGTCACGGTTTTGATTGTTTCTTTATTTAACCATTCATTGTGAAGCATCATCATCACCCTTTTCTATCTGTCTATCTTTTAGTATAAGGAAAAATTCAACTAAATTCAAACAGTCTCTTTTTCAGATGCGTAACACATTTATTGCTAGTCATCACTTTTAGGAAACTTCGTTGTATAAATATACCGTATCACCAAAATAAAAACGATAAGAACAGTCAACGAAACTAAAAATGCTTGTATGTGATCGAGAATGGTTTCATAGGCATATGGAAACGTTCTGCCGACATTGAAATAAATAAACATCCAAACAAATCCCGCTGAATACGCAAACAACATATAACGCATGATCGGAAATCGATTTGCTCCCACTACATACGGCATGGCCCAACGGATTCCTGGAAGGAAAAAACTAAAAGCTATTGCCCATTCTCCGTGCTTTTCCAAAAAGTGGCTAAAACGGCTAATTGCCTGCTTTAACGCAGTTTTATTCAAGCGATTTAGCAATCGATGTCCTAAGCTACGACCGATAAAGTACGCGAATGTATTGCTGGTGATCAAACCTGCATATGCGGATAAAAAAGCATAATAAGGATTAAAGTTGCTAATCTCAGTTAAGACGCCTGAAAATGCTGCTGCCACTTCATTTGGAATCGGCAAACCAAATAACAGCAGCCAATTAAACACAAACATGCTAAAATACCCATATTTTTGCACCAATTCTAGAAGAAACGAAATATCCATGGACTTCGACCGCCTTAGGTGTTCTTTCCTATATCATGACAAAAAAAAGATAGTCCTGCAACGCAGGACTATCTTTTTTAAAAAATATTAAGATTCAAGCAATAAATCTTCTGGGTTTTCAATCATATCTTTAACCATTTTCAAGAAACCAACAGAATCGCTTCCGTCAATTACACGGTGGTCATAAGAAAGTGCAACGTACATCATTGGACGAATTTGAACTTCGTCACCAATTGCAACAGGACGTTTTTGGATTGTGTGCATTCCAAGAATACCAACCTGTGTACCATTTAAAATTGGTGTAGACATCAATGAACCAAATACGCCACCGTTCGTGATTGTAAACGAACCGCCTGTCATATCAGCCATTGAAAGTTTTTTGTCACGAGCTTTTTTAGCAAGTTCGCCGATTGTCGCTTCGATTTCTGCAAAGTTCTTTTTGTCCGTATCGCGAACGATTGGTACAA includes:
- a CDS encoding DUF6501 family protein; its protein translation is MLHNEWLNKETIKTVTCKHTDAAKFLVSNVLTAGKEYEVKNETEEFIFVVDNTGKIGGFYKTYFE
- a CDS encoding DedA family protein, which produces MDISFLLELVQKYGYFSMFVFNWLLLFGLPIPNEVAAAFSGVLTEISNFNPYYAFLSAYAGLITSNTFAYFIGRSLGHRLLNRLNKTALKQAISRFSHFLEKHGEWAIAFSFFLPGIRWAMPYVVGANRFPIMRYMLFAYSAGFVWMFIYFNVGRTFPYAYETILDHIQAFLVSLTVLIVFILVIRYIYTTKFPKSDD